The proteins below come from a single Danio aesculapii chromosome 25, fDanAes4.1, whole genome shotgun sequence genomic window:
- the cep41 gene encoding centrosomal protein of 41 kDa, protein MSVKRGIGDSAFLKKKIPQNPKYQHVKTRLDTGSSLTKYMERLEEARKNYRYRKDELFKRLKVTTFAQLVIQVASVSDQNDNIKDELAGLEDDVSLFSASPGLDRLSDQTNGSPQPTLPPPQIINNDESGDNNFSPRSTLQSVISGVGELDLDKNGQKTIRLSPVSTSNTAECPYPDCPYLLLDVRDRELYDQCHIVSAFSYPIATLSRTMNPYTKEVLDYKNASGKIIIVYDEDERIASQAATTMCERGFENLFMLSGGLKVVAQKFPEGMTTGSIPISCLPSPTGPAGRKRSVQQQTSQPAEKKWRFTAEDLDKIQHYLEEVFIPSETSSRLSSRMSTSSARSKASTVGSSRQGSSIAGSESARSRSSRPWK, encoded by the exons ATGTCGGTGAAGAGAGGGATTGGCGATTCAGCG TTTTTAAAGAAGAAGATTCCCCAGAACCCAAAATATCAGCATGTAAAAACAAGGCTTGATACAG GCTCCAGCCTGACAAAATACATGGAGAGACTAGAGGAGGCGAGAAAAA ACTACAGATATAGGAAGGACGAGCTGTTCAAAAGACTGAAAGTGACCACATTTGCACAGCTG GTAATCCAAGTTGCTTCAGTGTCAGATCAGAATGACAACATTAAAGATGAATTGGCAGGATTAGAAG ATGATGTTTCGTTATTCTCTGCATCACCGGGCCTCGACCGTCTCTCCGATCAGACTAATGGCTCCCCACAACCAACCCTTCCTCCTccgcagattatcaacaatgacGAATCCGGCGACAATAACTTTTCGCCCAGATCTACACTTCAAag TGTCATCAGTGGCGTGGGAGAATTGGATCTGGACAAGAATGGACAGAAGACCATCCGGCTGTCTCCGGTTTCTACCTCCAACACCGCAGAGTGTCCCTATCCCGACTGCCCGTATCTGTTGCTGGATGTGCGGGACAGAGAGCTGTATGACCAGTGCCATATTGTCAGTG CATTTAGCTACCCTATTGCAACTTTATCAAGGACGATGAACCCGTACACAAAAGAAGTGCTTGACTAC AAAAATGCATCAGGAAAGATCATCATCGTGTATGACGAGGATGAGAGAATAGCAAGTCAAGCAGCCACTACCATGTGTGAAAGAGGCTTCGAGAATCTCTTCATGCTGTCGGGGG GGTTAAAAGTGGTTGCTCAGAAGTTTCCTGAAGGAATGACGACCGGCTCCATTCCCATCTCCTGTTTGCCATCACCAACAGGCCCTGCAGGACGCAAGCGATCAGTGCAACAGCAGACATCACAGCCAGCAGAGAAAAAGTGGCGGTTCACAGCAGAAGACCTCGACAAAATCCAGCATTACCTTGAGGAGGTGTTCATACCCAGTGAAACCAGCA GTCGCCTCAGCAGCAGAATGTCCACTAGCAGCGCTCGCTCCAAAGCATCAACAGTCGGTAGCAGTCGACAAGGCTCATCCATAGCAGGATCAGAAAGCGCTCGTTCACGAAGTAGTCGACCCTGGAAATAA